The Brenneria rubrifaciens genome has a window encoding:
- a CDS encoding ABC transporter permease, with protein sequence MIIYILHRLLVAIAVLFTVAVVSFSLLNLSGDLAAAIAGPDASADVVESIRVQYGLDQPLTTQFMHWMWAALHLDFGRSFYFENTVMELIGQRMPVTLKLGVVSLLLALVVAIPLGVLAAVFRDTWIDRCSIFISVIGQAMPNFWFALILILIFAVGLKWVPVAGNSSWQNFVLPAVALGYYAMPSLMRLTRSGMLDVLGSDYIRTARAKGLSTFKVIVKHGLRNAIIPVVALATVELGFMLGGSVVIESIFALQGLGQLAWDSISRNDFPVVQAIVLIISVFYIGLTFLADVLNAALDPRLRTQ encoded by the coding sequence ATGATTATCTACATTTTACATCGGCTTCTGGTTGCGATAGCGGTGCTGTTTACCGTCGCGGTGGTCAGTTTCTCTCTCCTGAACCTTTCTGGCGATCTGGCGGCGGCCATAGCAGGACCGGATGCGTCCGCCGACGTGGTTGAAAGTATCCGGGTGCAATACGGGCTGGATCAGCCGTTGACTACGCAGTTTATGCACTGGATGTGGGCAGCGTTACATCTCGATTTCGGTCGCTCTTTTTATTTTGAAAATACGGTTATGGAGCTGATTGGTCAGAGAATGCCGGTCACGCTCAAGCTCGGCGTGGTTTCCCTGCTGCTTGCGCTGGTGGTGGCGATTCCGCTTGGCGTACTGGCGGCGGTGTTCCGCGATACCTGGATCGATAGATGCTCCATTTTCATCTCGGTTATCGGTCAGGCCATGCCCAACTTCTGGTTTGCCCTGATCCTGATTCTCATTTTTGCCGTTGGGCTTAAATGGGTGCCGGTGGCAGGGAACAGCAGTTGGCAGAATTTTGTATTACCGGCGGTGGCGCTGGGTTACTACGCGATGCCGTCGCTGATGCGTCTGACCCGCTCCGGCATGCTGGACGTGCTAGGTTCGGATTATATCCGTACCGCCCGGGCAAAAGGGCTGAGCACCTTCAAGGTGATTGTGAAGCACGGTCTGCGTAATGCCATCATTCCCGTCGTGGCGCTTGCCACAGTTGAATTGGGCTTTATGTTGGGCGGCTCGGTGGTGATTGAATCCATCTTCGCGTTACAGGGATTGGGACAGTTGGCATGGGATTCCATCTCGCGTAACGATTTCCCAGTGGTGCAGGCTATCGTTTTGATTATTTCAGTGTTTTATATCGGGCTGACATTTTTGGCGGATGTCCTTAATGCGGCGTTAGATCCGCGCTTACGTACCCAATAA
- a CDS encoding ABC transporter ATP-binding protein, producing the protein MKNDILLDVKNLRVDLPTSRGTLHAVRGIDFAVRRGEMLCLVGESGCGKSMTSLALMDLLPRKAVRTADSLRFKGMDLLTLKKRDVTALRGDQMSMIFQEPMTSLNPSFTLGNQLCETLMAHRKVTQTEARDRAVYLMERVGIPMAAARLNQYPHQLSGGLRQRIMIAMALMCEPELIIADEPTTALDVTIQAQILRMLRELQQEFGTAVIFITHDLGVVARIADRVAVMYAGQIVETAPVMELFTQPQHPYTRALLDCIPVQGKTVPGQPLKAIPGVVPSLVGGQTGCAFSNRCSHCSEACSQETPYVQVTSHHEVRCVRALKKAEVA; encoded by the coding sequence ATGAAAAATGACATTTTGCTGGATGTAAAAAACCTGCGGGTTGACCTGCCCACCTCCCGAGGTACGCTGCACGCGGTGCGAGGTATTGATTTTGCGGTAAGACGCGGTGAGATGCTGTGTCTGGTGGGGGAGTCCGGTTGCGGTAAATCCATGACTTCACTGGCGCTGATGGATCTGCTGCCGCGCAAAGCGGTACGCACGGCCGACAGTCTGCGCTTCAAGGGAATGGATTTGCTCACGCTGAAAAAACGCGATGTCACCGCGTTACGCGGCGATCAGATGTCGATGATTTTTCAGGAGCCGATGACGTCGCTCAATCCTTCTTTCACTCTGGGCAATCAGCTTTGCGAAACCCTGATGGCGCATCGCAAGGTAACGCAGACGGAGGCCCGAGACAGGGCGGTGTATCTGATGGAGCGGGTCGGCATTCCTATGGCGGCAGCCCGGCTGAATCAGTACCCCCACCAGCTTTCCGGCGGTTTGCGACAGCGCATCATGATTGCCATGGCGTTGATGTGTGAACCGGAGCTGATTATTGCCGATGAACCCACCACCGCCCTGGACGTGACGATTCAGGCGCAGATTCTGCGCATGCTGCGCGAACTTCAGCAGGAGTTCGGCACCGCGGTGATTTTTATCACCCACGATCTGGGCGTGGTGGCGCGTATCGCCGATCGGGTGGCGGTGATGTATGCCGGGCAAATTGTGGAAACCGCCCCGGTAATGGAACTGTTTACTCAGCCGCAGCACCCCTATACCCGCGCATTGCTCGACTGTATTCCTGTGCAGGGAAAAACCGTGCCGGGGCAGCCGTTGAAGGCGATCCCCGGCGTGGTGCCGAGCCTGGTGGGGGGACAAACAGGCTGTGCATTCAGTAACCGTTGTTCCCATTGCAGCGAGGCGTGCAGTCAGGAAACCCCGTATGTTCAGGTGACGTCCCATCATGAAGTGCGCTGCGTTCGGGCGTTGAAGAAGGCGGAGGTGGCATGA
- the phoU gene encoding phosphate signaling complex protein PhoU has translation MDNLNLNKHISGQFNAELEHIRTQVLTMGGLVEQQLTDAITAMHNQDEELAQRVVEADAKVNMMEVAIDEACVRIIAKRQPTASDLRLVMAIIKTISELERMGDVADKICRTALEKFSHQHQPLLVSLESLGRHTVQMLHDVLDAFARMDLDEAVRIYHEDKKVDKEYEGIVRQLMTYMMEDSRTIPSVLTALFCARSIERIGDRCQNICEFIFYFVKGQDFRHLGGDALEKLLIAKDEKDARDAKEAKDAE, from the coding sequence ATGGATAACCTGAATCTGAACAAACATATTTCCGGTCAGTTTAATGCGGAACTGGAACATATCCGAACCCAGGTATTAACCATGGGGGGGTTGGTTGAACAGCAACTGACTGATGCCATCACTGCGATGCATAATCAGGATGAGGAACTGGCGCAGCGGGTTGTGGAAGCTGACGCCAAGGTCAACATGATGGAAGTGGCCATTGATGAAGCCTGCGTGCGGATTATCGCCAAACGTCAACCCACCGCCAGCGACCTGCGTCTGGTAATGGCGATCATCAAGACGATTTCCGAGTTGGAACGCATGGGCGATGTAGCGGATAAAATATGCCGTACCGCGTTGGAGAAATTTTCCCATCAGCACCAGCCGCTGCTGGTCAGTCTGGAGTCGCTGGGACGGCACACCGTACAGATGCTGCATGATGTGCTGGATGCGTTTGCCCGTATGGATCTGGACGAAGCGGTGCGTATCTATCATGAGGATAAAAAAGTCGATAAGGAGTACGAAGGCATTGTACGTCAACTGATGACTTACATGATGGAAGACTCCCGTACTATTCCCAGCGTGCTGACGGCGTTATTTTGCGCCCGATCTATCGAACGTATTGGCGACCGCTGCCAGAATATCTGCGAATTTATTTTCTATTTCGTCAAAGGTCAGGATTTCCGTCATCTGGGCGGAGACGCACTGGAGAAGCTGTTGATTGCGAAGGATGAAAAAGATGCAAGAGACGCTAAAGAGGCGAAGGACGCCGAGTAG
- a CDS encoding ABC transporter permease: MKTSSSLSSALTAKAPVIESGLVPEPTSLRRWLKTILGHHSMTLGLIILAVIIVAAIFAPIISPHDPYAQDVSQRLIPPVWHEKGSWEHVLGTDKLGRDYLSRLLYGARVSMIIGLVAVVVSGFIGVTLGVLAGYFGGRVDSVVSYILTVRLSMPVILVALATAALVGGSVKVVILLLGLLLWDRFLIVSRSVTRQLREAEFIAAARTLGASSLFIMLREILPNLIGPLTVVATLEIAHAILLEATLSFLGLGVQPPMPSWGLMIAEGKAYMFFQPWVILIPGIVLAVVVLGINLVGDGLRDVTALDGRN; this comes from the coding sequence ATGAAAACGTCATCATCACTTTCTTCAGCGCTGACGGCGAAAGCGCCGGTGATTGAATCGGGACTGGTGCCTGAACCGACCTCTCTGCGGCGCTGGTTGAAGACGATTCTGGGACATCACAGCATGACGCTGGGGCTGATTATTCTCGCCGTCATTATCGTGGCGGCGATCTTCGCCCCGATTATCAGCCCGCACGATCCCTATGCACAGGATGTCAGCCAACGTCTTATCCCTCCGGTGTGGCATGAAAAAGGGAGCTGGGAGCACGTATTGGGCACCGACAAGCTGGGGCGCGACTACCTGAGCCGATTGCTGTACGGCGCGCGGGTTTCAATGATTATCGGGCTGGTCGCCGTCGTGGTTTCGGGATTTATCGGCGTCACGCTGGGGGTGCTGGCGGGCTATTTTGGCGGCCGGGTTGATTCTGTTGTCAGCTATATCCTGACGGTTCGCCTGTCTATGCCGGTCATTCTGGTGGCGCTGGCGACCGCCGCGCTGGTGGGGGGATCGGTAAAGGTGGTCATTCTGTTGCTGGGTTTATTGCTTTGGGACCGTTTCCTGATTGTTTCGCGATCGGTTACCCGCCAACTGCGTGAGGCCGAGTTTATCGCCGCGGCCAGAACGCTGGGGGCATCGTCGTTATTTATTATGCTGCGGGAAATCCTGCCCAATCTGATTGGGCCGCTGACGGTGGTGGCTACGCTGGAAATCGCCCATGCCATTTTGCTGGAAGCCACGCTTTCCTTCCTGGGGCTGGGGGTTCAGCCGCCTATGCCTTCCTGGGGGCTGATGATAGCGGAAGGCAAGGCTTACATGTTCTTTCAACCCTGGGTGATTCTGATTCCGGGCATTGTGCTGGCGGTCGTGGTGTTGGGGATCAATCTGGTGGGCGACGGCCTGCGGGATGTCACCGCACTGGACGGACGTAACTGA
- a CDS encoding ABC transporter substrate-binding protein — translation MTRALARMIKKYALSALLMGFASHSYAGKQNDTLVYASDNEVENVSPYHNTLREGVILSNLVWDRLIYRDPKTGEYEPQLAAGWEWDSPETLVLRLRKGIKFHNGDDFTADDVVYTFTHIAGDNTGSVMPQSVNWIKETEKVDDYTVKLHLKKPFPAALEYLSGPTPILPAKYFQQVKLAGFSKAPIGTGPYKITSVTPAQGVSMEKNPDYFKDSPIAQPKIGKLKFVVIRDPETRLAQLMTGQVDWIWRVSADQMSSLEVMPNVTVKSGETMRVGFLALNTNASGPEGAPLKDLRVRQAINYAINRKGIVDNLVRGGSQPIYSACFHAQTACNTSKVIKYDYNPEKAKRLLAEAGYPDGFDTDIWAYRERDYAEAIIGDLRKVGIRARLHYVQYSVMSADLISGKAPMGIRTWGSYSINDASAFVTPYFGGKGDDIWKDAEVTGMLEKADQIIEPKQRSAQYADLLGRISSQAYLAPMFSYSTNYAFTSDLNFDSWPDELPRFALASWK, via the coding sequence ATGACTCGCGCCTTGGCAAGAATGATAAAGAAATATGCTTTATCTGCATTACTGATGGGTTTCGCATCACACAGCTATGCGGGAAAACAGAACGACACGTTAGTTTATGCCTCGGATAACGAGGTAGAGAACGTTAGCCCTTATCACAATACCTTGCGCGAAGGCGTCATTCTTTCCAATCTGGTATGGGATCGCCTGATATATCGCGATCCCAAAACGGGGGAATATGAACCGCAATTAGCGGCTGGCTGGGAATGGGATTCGCCGGAAACATTAGTGCTGCGCTTGCGTAAAGGCATCAAATTTCATAATGGTGATGATTTTACTGCTGATGATGTGGTTTATACGTTTACGCATATTGCCGGTGATAATACCGGTTCAGTGATGCCGCAAAGCGTTAACTGGATAAAAGAAACTGAGAAGGTGGATGATTACACGGTAAAACTGCATCTGAAAAAACCGTTCCCGGCGGCGCTGGAATATTTGTCCGGCCCGACACCGATTCTTCCTGCCAAATATTTTCAACAGGTCAAACTGGCGGGCTTCAGTAAGGCGCCCATTGGCACCGGGCCGTACAAAATCACCAGCGTGACGCCGGCACAGGGCGTGTCGATGGAAAAGAACCCCGACTACTTTAAAGACAGTCCGATCGCACAACCTAAAATCGGCAAACTGAAGTTTGTGGTTATCCGCGATCCGGAAACCCGGCTGGCGCAGTTAATGACCGGACAAGTTGACTGGATCTGGCGGGTGTCGGCGGATCAAATGTCTTCACTGGAAGTGATGCCAAACGTCACGGTGAAGAGCGGCGAAACCATGCGGGTGGGCTTTCTTGCGCTGAACACCAATGCCAGCGGCCCTGAAGGGGCGCCGTTGAAAGATTTGCGAGTCCGTCAGGCGATTAACTACGCCATTAACCGCAAGGGAATCGTCGATAATCTGGTGCGCGGCGGCAGCCAGCCGATATATTCCGCCTGTTTTCACGCTCAGACCGCCTGTAACACCAGCAAAGTGATTAAGTACGATTACAATCCGGAAAAAGCCAAACGGCTGTTGGCCGAGGCTGGCTATCCCGATGGTTTTGATACCGATATCTGGGCTTACCGTGAGCGTGATTATGCTGAAGCGATCATCGGCGATTTACGTAAAGTCGGTATCCGTGCGCGCCTGCATTACGTGCAATACTCGGTGATGTCTGCCGATCTGATTTCCGGTAAAGCGCCGATGGGCATTCGTACCTGGGGATCATATTCCATTAACGATGCCTCCGCGTTTGTCACGCCTTACTTTGGCGGCAAGGGCGACGATATCTGGAAAGATGCCGAAGTAACCGGCATGTTGGAAAAAGCTGATCAAATCATCGAGCCGAAACAGCGCAGCGCGCAATATGCTGACTTGCTGGGCCGCATTTCATCTCAGGCTTATCTGGCGCCGATGTTTTCCTATTCTACCAATTATGCGTTTACCTCCGATCTGAACTTTGATAGCTGGCCGGATGAATTGCCGCGCTTTGCATTGGCGAGCTGGAAGTAA
- a CDS encoding ATP-binding cassette domain-containing protein — MNSQTNRHAGVNPEPIPAALPTHIPGNDDIALELCALTRVFRLNRGFFSRAGEIRAVDNVSLRVRRGETLGLVGESGCGKSTLAKMLLGLLEPTSGNVLIEGREIDIGQRKEMASRIQPIFQDPYSSLNPRRTVSDIVEVALNLHKIGTPGERKTRVKEMLDVVGMPARTHSQYPGQLSGGQRQRVAIARALIMRPDILICDEPTSALDVSVQAQILNLLLELKQEFGLTYLLISHNLSVVEHLVDHVAVMQKGAIVEQGTREQIFYSPQHPYTRSLLASVLTPEPGLGIPDIERH; from the coding sequence ATGAACAGTCAAACGAATCGACACGCTGGCGTCAATCCTGAGCCGATACCCGCGGCGCTGCCAACGCATATTCCGGGCAATGATGATATTGCCCTGGAGTTGTGCGCGCTGACCCGGGTGTTCCGGTTGAATCGCGGTTTTTTCTCCCGCGCCGGTGAAATTCGCGCGGTGGATAACGTCTCTTTGCGCGTGCGTCGCGGTGAAACGCTAGGGCTGGTGGGTGAGTCAGGGTGCGGGAAAAGCACGCTGGCAAAAATGCTGCTGGGGCTGCTTGAACCTACATCTGGCAACGTGTTGATCGAAGGGCGCGAGATTGACATCGGCCAGCGCAAGGAAATGGCCTCCCGCATTCAGCCTATTTTTCAGGACCCTTATTCGTCGCTTAATCCGCGGCGAACCGTTTCCGACATTGTGGAAGTGGCCCTCAATCTTCATAAAATCGGCACGCCGGGGGAAAGAAAAACGCGCGTCAAAGAGATGTTGGATGTGGTGGGCATGCCGGCCCGCACGCACAGCCAGTATCCCGGCCAGCTCTCAGGCGGCCAGCGTCAGCGGGTGGCGATTGCCAGGGCGTTGATTATGCGGCCCGACATTCTGATTTGCGATGAGCCGACATCCGCACTCGATGTCTCCGTTCAGGCGCAGATCCTCAATTTGCTGCTTGAACTGAAACAGGAGTTTGGCCTCACCTACCTGCTCATCAGTCACAACCTGTCGGTGGTGGAACATCTGGTCGATCATGTGGCGGTGATGCAGAAAGGCGCGATTGTCGAACAGGGAACGCGTGAGCAGATTTTTTACTCGCCGCAGCATCCCTATACCCGATCGCTGCTGGCTTCCGTACTGACGCCTGAGCCGGGGTTGGGTATTCCCGATATCGAACGCCATTAA